A genome region from Ignavibacteriota bacterium includes the following:
- a CDS encoding TonB-dependent receptor yields the protein MSAFRFLRVVPIVLLWCAFLTAHAEPSVTLSGNVKDANSGESLPGANILLVGTGMGASTDANGRYTIRGIAPGEYPVKISFVGYQTLESKIIVAAGATGSLTRDFRLLPITIEGETIVVTGQAVGQNAAIAQQLVALPVMNVVSAAKILELPDMTVADVVGRLPGVALIRVGGEGSQVIIRGMAPQYNQVTIEGVELPSDIPSSNNITSVDAASGTLTRLGDRAEDLSMISSTMIGGIEVVKAITPDMDAALIGGTINFTLRRAARSTAMTPRNTSWIPSLELRTEGGYNGLKNTRNDYRVSASLENRFLDESLGIFLLGSIERRNLSDNTMTASLALYNKAADYSGLPVVSGIVVNDNFRTRERKGVTAVLDYQHETGALGLISFYNAGLTRTVNRNISLPGSSTTAYPGAGYSENTINVLSNVLTVKQDLPWFHADLKLSYGRSENLDPRALSFTFQQRQALVRPADYLYLDPQVTMRALTLDPSRAGYSGLSMKSTATRERLLAGYIDLQREFTITEGISGSIKIGGMIQRREHSYEYMTGTGAGDVQALFRALAANGTVPRSLSARVLTDPSYAVGKFLDGAFPAPYAVNVDLLRTLAPEGGSGITRDALSSTLNNYDGFETKSAGYAMANLSLGDDISVVPGVRYQNLTTNYSGYRGMEVFRGVQGKDTTVSVPHGLWLPMVHVRYQPTEWLQMRVAYTNTLVYSDYSTLSPRYMISLAGVITYNNYAIKPMTSENIDVVVALHNNEIGLLSVNGFRKTISGLVFFSSRFLSNLKEFPDLPQYTGPLYQLNTYINSTIPVDLYGVETEWQTNFWYLPGILSGLSLNVNYTHIFSEAKYPKAIMQWQYDDDGNATRMIADTFYTARLLNQPNDIVNLMLGYDHEGFSARVSFLFQDNIFRNPDFWPQLRTMSARYGRWDVSVKQELPWVGLQVYANVNNLNAEHDVTNNTSRSFPVAIDQYGLSAMAGVRVRL from the coding sequence ATGAGTGCTTTCCGGTTTCTGCGTGTGGTTCCCATTGTCCTCCTTTGGTGTGCTTTCCTTACCGCCCACGCGGAACCCTCGGTGACGTTGAGCGGCAACGTCAAGGATGCGAACTCGGGTGAGTCGCTCCCCGGGGCGAACATCCTTCTTGTCGGCACCGGCATGGGAGCGTCGACCGATGCGAACGGGCGCTACACCATCCGTGGGATCGCTCCGGGAGAATATCCGGTCAAGATCAGTTTCGTCGGCTACCAGACCCTCGAATCGAAGATCATCGTGGCTGCCGGGGCGACCGGTTCCTTGACCCGGGACTTCCGGCTCCTTCCTATCACTATTGAGGGCGAGACCATTGTCGTGACGGGACAGGCCGTCGGGCAGAACGCCGCCATCGCTCAACAGTTGGTGGCCCTTCCCGTCATGAATGTGGTGTCGGCGGCGAAGATCCTGGAATTGCCGGACATGACCGTTGCCGATGTCGTGGGCCGGCTTCCGGGTGTTGCCCTGATCAGGGTTGGTGGCGAGGGGAGCCAGGTGATCATCCGCGGGATGGCGCCGCAGTACAACCAGGTGACGATCGAAGGGGTTGAGCTTCCGAGCGACATCCCATCGAGCAACAACATCACCAGCGTTGATGCGGCATCGGGCACCCTCACGCGCCTCGGCGACCGGGCGGAGGACCTGAGCATGATCTCCTCGACCATGATCGGCGGGATCGAGGTGGTCAAGGCGATCACACCCGATATGGATGCAGCGCTGATCGGTGGGACGATCAACTTCACCCTGCGCCGGGCCGCACGGTCCACTGCGATGACGCCCCGCAACACATCGTGGATCCCTTCGCTGGAGCTTCGGACCGAAGGCGGGTACAACGGCCTGAAGAACACGCGGAACGATTACCGGGTCTCAGCATCGCTCGAGAACAGGTTCCTGGACGAATCGCTTGGCATCTTTCTGCTGGGTTCGATCGAACGGCGCAACCTGAGCGACAATACCATGACCGCCTCGCTTGCCCTGTACAACAAGGCCGCGGACTACAGCGGGCTTCCGGTGGTGAGCGGCATCGTGGTCAACGATAACTTCCGCACGCGCGAGCGGAAAGGGGTGACGGCCGTGCTGGATTACCAGCACGAGACCGGTGCGCTCGGTCTTATCAGCTTCTACAACGCCGGATTGACCCGCACGGTGAACAGGAATATCTCACTTCCCGGATCGAGCACGACGGCGTATCCTGGTGCCGGCTACAGCGAGAACACCATCAATGTGCTGAGCAACGTACTCACGGTGAAGCAGGATCTTCCGTGGTTCCACGCCGACCTGAAACTGTCCTATGGACGGTCGGAGAATCTGGATCCGCGGGCCCTGAGTTTCACGTTTCAGCAGCGCCAGGCGCTCGTGCGTCCGGCCGACTATCTGTACCTCGACCCGCAGGTCACCATGCGTGCGCTCACGCTGGACCCTTCCCGGGCGGGATATTCCGGGCTCTCCATGAAGTCGACCGCAACGCGGGAGCGGCTCCTGGCGGGGTACATCGATCTTCAGCGCGAGTTCACGATCACCGAGGGCATAAGCGGATCGATCAAGATCGGCGGCATGATCCAGCGGCGCGAGCACAGCTATGAGTATATGACGGGGACGGGTGCAGGCGATGTTCAGGCTCTGTTCAGAGCGCTGGCGGCCAACGGCACCGTGCCCCGGAGCCTCTCCGCGAGGGTCCTGACCGATCCTTCCTATGCCGTAGGAAAATTCCTGGATGGTGCATTCCCCGCACCCTATGCGGTGAACGTCGATCTGCTCAGAACGCTGGCACCCGAGGGGGGGAGCGGGATCACGCGTGATGCATTGTCTTCGACGCTGAACAACTACGACGGCTTCGAAACGAAGAGCGCCGGATACGCCATGGCGAACCTCTCGCTCGGAGATGACATCTCGGTCGTTCCCGGGGTGCGGTATCAGAACCTCACCACGAATTACTCCGGGTATCGGGGGATGGAAGTGTTCCGCGGAGTCCAGGGGAAAGATACCACGGTATCCGTACCGCATGGACTCTGGCTGCCAATGGTCCATGTGCGCTACCAGCCCACCGAATGGCTGCAGATGCGTGTGGCATACACGAACACGCTCGTGTATTCGGACTACAGCACCCTGTCGCCCAGGTATATGATCTCCCTCGCCGGGGTGATCACCTACAACAACTACGCCATCAAGCCGATGACCTCCGAGAATATTGATGTCGTCGTTGCGCTGCACAATAACGAGATCGGGCTGTTGTCGGTGAACGGGTTCCGCAAGACGATCAGCGGACTCGTGTTCTTCTCGTCCCGTTTTCTCAGCAATCTGAAGGAGTTCCCGGACCTCCCGCAGTACACGGGTCCGCTCTATCAGCTCAACACATACATCAACAGCACGATCCCCGTGGACCTCTACGGAGTCGAGACCGAATGGCAGACCAACTTCTGGTATCTTCCGGGGATCCTCTCGGGCCTTTCGCTGAACGTGAACTACACGCACATCTTCTCGGAAGCGAAGTATCCGAAGGCGATCATGCAGTGGCAATACGATGACGATGGCAATGCCACACGAATGATCGCGGACACATTCTACACGGCGCGACTTCTCAATCAGCCCAACGACATCGTGAATCTGATGTTGGGGTATGACCACGAGGGGTTCTCGGCACGCGTGTCGTTCCTGTTCCAGGACAATATCTTCCGCAATCCTGATTTCTGGCCCCAGCTCCGGACGATGTCGGCCCGGTACGGACGGTGGGATGTCTCGGTGAAGCAGGAACTGCCGTGGGTGGGGTTGCAGGTCTATGCGAACGTCAACAATCTCAATGCCGAGCACGACGTGACGAACAACACGAGCAGGTCGTTCCCGGTGGCGATCGACCAGTATGGCCTGTCCGCGATGGCCGGCGTACGCGTCCGGCTGTAA
- a CDS encoding TerC family protein: MFWLYAGFTGLILMLLALDLGVFNRKAHVVSVREALGWSAFWIALGLSFAVVIYYGYENHWMGLGLTPDLMGGSSRSVVGLGEVFNDGPSATMKYLTGYIVEKSLSVDNIFVISMIFSFLAVPPIYQHRVLFWGIVGALVMRGVMIGVGAAMIAEFAWVIYVFGVFLVVTGIKMLVLKGGNDDPHSSVIVRLTRRLFPITQRYHGQHFFVRAGSAWSLEASTPGEQPERDEVVDTAPAGKFLATPLFLALVIVEFTDLIFAVDSIPAIFAITADPFLVFTSNVFAILGLRSLYFALAGMIEKFRYLKVSLALVLVLVGVKMLIHGWLKEVLGEYFNLYLLGMVLLILAAGVVASLMRSTSKPASA, encoded by the coding sequence ATGTTCTGGCTCTATGCTGGCTTCACAGGGTTGATCCTCATGCTGTTGGCACTTGATCTTGGCGTCTTCAACCGGAAGGCGCACGTTGTATCGGTGCGGGAGGCCCTGGGCTGGTCAGCCTTCTGGATCGCTCTCGGCCTTTCCTTCGCGGTAGTCATCTATTACGGCTATGAGAATCATTGGATGGGGCTCGGACTCACTCCTGACCTTATGGGAGGGAGTTCCCGTAGCGTGGTCGGCCTGGGTGAGGTGTTCAACGACGGCCCATCGGCGACGATGAAGTACCTCACCGGGTACATTGTCGAAAAGTCGCTCTCCGTCGACAATATCTTCGTCATCAGCATGATCTTCTCCTTCCTGGCCGTACCGCCGATCTACCAGCACCGGGTGCTGTTCTGGGGGATCGTCGGGGCGCTGGTGATGCGCGGGGTGATGATCGGCGTGGGTGCTGCCATGATCGCGGAGTTCGCGTGGGTCATCTACGTGTTCGGTGTATTCCTCGTCGTCACGGGGATCAAGATGCTTGTCTTGAAAGGGGGGAACGATGACCCGCACTCGAGCGTCATCGTGCGCCTCACGCGTCGTCTGTTCCCGATCACGCAGAGGTATCACGGCCAGCACTTCTTCGTCCGTGCAGGCTCCGCCTGGTCGCTGGAGGCATCGACACCCGGGGAGCAGCCCGAGCGGGACGAGGTCGTGGATACGGCACCCGCCGGGAAGTTCCTTGCGACACCCCTGTTCCTTGCACTTGTCATCGTCGAGTTCACCGATCTGATCTTCGCCGTGGATTCGATACCGGCGATCTTCGCGATCACGGCGGACCCATTCCTCGTGTTTACCAGTAATGTCTTTGCGATCCTGGGATTGCGGAGCCTGTATTTTGCGCTCGCGGGGATGATCGAGAAATTCCGATACTTAAAGGTCTCACTCGCGCTCGTGCTGGTGCTTGTGGGCGTCAAGATGCTGATCCACGGCTGGCTCAAAGAGGTGCTCGGGGAGTACTTCAACCTCTATCTCCTTGGCATGGTGCTCCTCATCCTGGCGGCGGGAGTGGTTGCGTCGTTGATGAGATCGACATCCAAGCCAGCGTCCGCGTAG
- a CDS encoding VWA domain-containing protein: protein MKTAAGTLLTLLFAAQSLGFSLPPGDRIAVTGHLTCPAVSTAGGKVYLRLAIAAHHHQRSTRKPVNLCVVLDRSGSMSDESKMTYAKAALYTLIDQLHQEDIFSLVIYDDVVEVLRSASRVGRDKDGIRALVDEISPRGWTNLGGGMVEGFHQVEKNTGREYINRVILLSDGLANQGITDPQRLQNIARKQRDHAISLSTIGVGLEYNENLMVGLSENGGGNYYFLESSRNLASVLRKEFDRLGDVVAQNVTIEIELGRGVRLLDAIGYEHSINKQTASIPMGDLYGEDVRDITLELDVPRGPGRWRWRTANWCHGHHPKGSPSARSRTGSVTKPIRRPLNASAT from the coding sequence ATGAAAACCGCTGCCGGGACCCTGCTCACACTGCTGTTCGCGGCCCAATCCCTCGGATTCTCGCTTCCCCCGGGAGACAGGATCGCCGTTACCGGTCACCTGACCTGCCCCGCGGTTTCCACGGCCGGCGGAAAGGTGTACCTGCGACTTGCCATCGCTGCCCACCACCATCAACGGTCCACCCGCAAGCCGGTGAATCTGTGCGTCGTCCTCGACCGGAGCGGCTCCATGTCCGATGAATCGAAAATGACCTATGCCAAAGCAGCACTCTACACCCTCATCGACCAGCTCCACCAGGAGGATATCTTCTCGCTGGTGATCTATGACGATGTGGTGGAAGTGCTCCGTTCCGCATCACGTGTGGGGCGCGACAAGGACGGGATCCGTGCTCTTGTTGATGAGATCTCTCCCCGTGGCTGGACCAATCTTGGAGGGGGCATGGTGGAGGGGTTCCATCAGGTAGAGAAGAACACCGGACGCGAGTACATCAACAGGGTGATCCTGCTGTCGGATGGTCTGGCGAATCAGGGCATCACCGATCCACAGCGACTGCAGAATATCGCCCGCAAACAACGGGACCATGCGATATCCCTGTCCACCATCGGTGTGGGGTTGGAGTATAACGAGAACCTCATGGTCGGGTTGTCGGAGAACGGCGGGGGGAACTACTACTTCCTCGAGAGCTCGCGCAATCTCGCCTCGGTGCTGCGCAAGGAGTTCGACCGCCTCGGCGACGTGGTGGCGCAGAACGTGACCATCGAGATCGAACTTGGCCGCGGCGTGCGGTTGCTCGATGCCATCGGGTACGAACACAGCATCAACAAACAGACCGCATCGATCCCGATGGGCGACCTCTACGGCGAGGATGTACGGGACATCACACTCGAACTGGATGTCCCCCGGGGTCCGGGTCGCTGGCGCTGGCGAACGGCAAACTGGTGTCACGGACATCATCCGAAGGGGTCACCCTCGGCTCGTTCCAGAACGGGATCCGTTACGAAGCCAATACGGCGTCCGTTGAACGCCAGCGCGACATGA
- a CDS encoding DUF1446 domain-containing protein, whose protein sequence is MKSSIRIASGQGFWGDLPRAPIDQVRKGPIDYLVMDYLAEVTMSILQKQKLKDPALGYARDLVPLMGEILPDIMTRGIRVITNGGGVNPIACRDAIFALARRKGIHGLRIAVVRGDDILADIDALTASSAPLSNMETGASLALIREKLVSANVYFGAAPIVEALRQGAQVVITGRTTDTGLTLAPMIHEFGWALDDYNHLAAGTVAGHILECGAQASGGNFLGDWRSVPDLAHVGFPIAEASPDGSFVITKHAGTGGLVSEATVKEQLVYELGNPASYITPDCVADFTTIRLESAGPDRVRVWGIAGSPATDFYKVSMAYHDGYTAFGMLTYAWPDAIDKARAADRILRTRLADLGLSFEEIRSELLGYDSSFGPRSTEIVDPNEVVLRIGVRGKDRDAVERFGREIAPLVLTGPPSVTGFAGGRPRPSEVIAYWPALIRKTLVTPIVETETL, encoded by the coding sequence ATGAAATCATCCATTCGCATCGCCAGCGGACAGGGATTCTGGGGGGACCTCCCGCGTGCACCGATCGACCAGGTCAGGAAGGGGCCGATCGACTATCTCGTGATGGACTACCTTGCCGAAGTGACCATGTCCATCCTTCAGAAACAGAAGCTGAAGGACCCGGCCCTCGGCTATGCCCGGGATCTCGTGCCGCTCATGGGCGAGATCCTTCCCGATATCATGACGCGCGGGATCCGTGTCATCACGAACGGCGGGGGTGTCAATCCGATAGCATGCCGTGACGCGATCTTCGCGTTGGCGCGACGGAAAGGCATCCACGGACTGCGCATCGCCGTCGTGCGGGGCGACGACATTCTTGCGGACATCGACGCACTGACAGCCTCCTCTGCTCCCCTGTCGAACATGGAAACCGGTGCATCGCTTGCCTTGATCCGGGAGAAACTTGTCAGCGCGAACGTCTACTTCGGTGCAGCCCCCATCGTCGAAGCACTCCGCCAGGGAGCACAGGTCGTGATCACCGGAAGGACCACCGATACCGGACTGACCCTTGCCCCGATGATCCACGAATTCGGGTGGGCGCTGGACGACTACAACCATCTCGCGGCGGGCACGGTTGCAGGGCACATCCTTGAATGCGGAGCCCAGGCAAGCGGAGGGAACTTCCTCGGCGACTGGAGATCCGTACCGGATCTGGCTCACGTGGGCTTCCCGATCGCCGAGGCATCGCCGGACGGCTCCTTTGTCATCACGAAGCATGCAGGAACCGGTGGCCTTGTCTCGGAAGCGACGGTGAAAGAACAACTCGTCTATGAGTTGGGGAATCCGGCATCATACATCACGCCGGATTGCGTCGCGGACTTCACGACGATCCGTCTTGAGAGTGCGGGTCCGGATCGTGTGCGCGTGTGGGGGATCGCGGGGTCACCTGCGACAGATTTCTACAAGGTTTCCATGGCGTACCATGATGGCTACACAGCCTTCGGGATGCTCACCTATGCCTGGCCCGATGCGATCGACAAGGCACGCGCGGCAGACCGGATCCTCCGGACCCGCCTTGCAGATCTCGGCCTCTCGTTCGAGGAGATCCGGAGCGAGCTGCTTGGATACGACTCGTCGTTCGGGCCCCGATCCACGGAGATCGTTGATCCGAATGAAGTCGTGCTCAGGATCGGCGTGCGGGGCAAAGACAGAGATGCGGTCGAACGGTTCGGCCGCGAGATCGCACCACTCGTCCTGACGGGCCCCCCGTCGGTCACCGGTTTCGCCGGTGGACGGCCCCGGCCGAGCGAGGTGATCGCCTACTGGCCCGCGCTGATCCGAAAAACACTCGTCACACCGATCGTCGAGACCGAGACCCTGTAA
- a CDS encoding acyl-CoA dehydrogenase family protein gives MEEGNLELLRETAREFARGTIGPLVMRYDEAHEFHHELIPPLAELGFLGAMTPGSYGGAGLTPLEFTVLVEEISAVDPSVGLTLCAHNGLCLGHINRFASEEQKRRFLPDLCSGKKLGGWGLTEPGSGSDSAGMRTTATSDGSSWVLNGSKAFITHASVGSTFVVLAVTGRSSGRSRISAFIVESTMPGFSRGKSENKLGMRSSDTATLNFENVRVPAENLIGAEGEGFAQAMEVLDGGRIGIAALAVGLAQGAFEASTRYARERQQFGKPLAAHQAIQWKLADMATGIAAARLLTRHAADLRTREEPVTLAASQAKLFSSEMASRTADEAVQIHGGYGFIKDFPVEKFYRDVKLLTIGEGTSEVQRMIIAKHILR, from the coding sequence ATGGAGGAAGGGAACCTGGAATTGCTCCGGGAGACTGCAAGGGAATTCGCACGTGGGACGATCGGTCCGTTGGTCATGAGATACGATGAGGCACATGAGTTCCATCATGAACTCATCCCACCGCTCGCGGAACTCGGCTTCCTCGGAGCAATGACCCCCGGCTCTTACGGGGGCGCCGGCCTTACACCACTGGAGTTCACGGTTCTTGTCGAAGAGATCTCCGCGGTCGACCCATCGGTAGGACTGACCCTCTGCGCCCACAACGGACTGTGCCTCGGCCACATCAACCGCTTTGCATCGGAAGAACAGAAACGGCGATTTCTCCCTGACCTCTGTTCAGGGAAGAAGCTTGGCGGATGGGGACTCACCGAGCCGGGTTCCGGCAGCGACTCGGCCGGCATGCGGACAACCGCAACGAGCGACGGATCGTCGTGGGTGCTGAACGGTTCCAAAGCCTTTATCACACATGCCTCCGTCGGCTCGACGTTCGTTGTCCTCGCCGTAACGGGACGGAGCAGCGGCAGAAGCCGGATATCCGCGTTCATCGTGGAAAGCACCATGCCGGGGTTCTCGCGCGGGAAGAGCGAGAACAAACTCGGCATGCGTTCCAGCGATACCGCGACGCTGAACTTCGAAAACGTCCGCGTCCCGGCGGAGAACCTCATCGGTGCCGAGGGCGAAGGGTTCGCCCAGGCGATGGAGGTTCTCGACGGGGGCAGGATCGGTATCGCTGCACTGGCGGTTGGACTCGCGCAGGGGGCGTTCGAGGCAAGCACCCGGTACGCCCGGGAACGGCAACAGTTCGGGAAACCGCTTGCAGCACATCAGGCGATCCAGTGGAAGCTCGCCGACATGGCGACGGGGATCGCCGCTGCGCGCCTCCTCACGCGTCATGCAGCAGACCTCCGCACCCGGGAAGAACCTGTGACGCTTGCCGCATCACAGGCAAAGCTCTTCTCCAGCGAAATGGCCAGCCGGACCGCTGACGAGGCCGTCCAGATCCATGGCGGGTACGGGTTCATCAAGGACTTCCCGGTGGAGAAGTTCTACCGGGACGTGAAACTCCTTACCATCGGCGAAGGGACATCGGAGGTCCAACGCATGATCATCGCCAAACACATCCTTCGCTAG
- a CDS encoding M6 family metalloprotease domain-containing protein, which yields MFIRFADEPAGVFPEALSTYEDLFNSGLPGMNSLFRYYREATYGQLLVQSTFYPATSGSIISFVDDHPRNYYKKYNAVTNPTGYTAGEGSWSREQTMLAKALRAVSAQIPADLDIDANNDGYVDNVCFIASGGAEGWADLLWPHMTSLTIEQIAINGKVVGNYNFQLRSSLLGTGNLVYVLAHELFHSLGAPDLYHYSGAGPDPVGPWDIMNYGSNPPAHMSAYMKWKYGGWISSIPTITVPGTYSLSPLVLSTRNCYKIPSLYSKKEYFVVEYRKAEGAFERTLPGSGLLVYRVNTERTGNADGPPDELYLYRPGGTPGSTGSPSMAGMSADAGRTALSDSTTPSSFLTDGSPGGLILRDVGYIGDSITFKVEFPRVPIISLSARAIYFDPIGDERESIDTSVVVRNTGYGMDSIATSVSPGGVQADSAIVVRPSAFALAPGDSQKVTITVRPRLITPGYYSPGVRVASRFGIDPKVFTVILDFEKVVSVAAVRAGIPAAYSLGQNSPNPFNPSTTITYGIPVRGLVTLVVFNALGQQVAVLYNGHQEAGYHTVQFDARGLSTGAYFCRMQAGSFVATKKLLLLQ from the coding sequence GTGTTCATCCGCTTCGCCGACGAGCCGGCAGGGGTCTTTCCCGAGGCGTTGAGCACATACGAGGACCTGTTCAATTCCGGCCTTCCCGGGATGAACTCGCTGTTCCGATACTATAGAGAAGCAACCTACGGTCAGTTGCTAGTCCAATCCACGTTTTACCCGGCCACGAGTGGAAGCATCATTTCCTTCGTGGACGACCATCCGCGCAACTATTACAAGAAGTACAATGCGGTGACGAATCCGACGGGATACACCGCGGGCGAAGGATCCTGGTCGCGGGAACAGACCATGCTGGCGAAGGCGCTCCGTGCGGTCAGCGCGCAGATCCCGGCGGACCTCGACATTGACGCCAACAACGATGGCTATGTCGACAACGTCTGCTTCATTGCGTCCGGCGGGGCCGAAGGGTGGGCGGACCTTCTGTGGCCGCACATGACCTCCCTCACGATCGAGCAGATCGCGATCAACGGGAAGGTGGTCGGCAACTACAATTTCCAGCTCAGAAGTTCTCTGCTGGGGACAGGGAATCTGGTGTACGTGCTCGCGCATGAGCTGTTCCATTCGCTGGGAGCGCCGGACCTGTATCACTATAGCGGGGCAGGACCCGACCCCGTCGGCCCGTGGGATATCATGAACTACGGCAGCAACCCGCCCGCGCACATGAGCGCCTATATGAAATGGAAGTATGGTGGGTGGATCAGCTCCATTCCCACGATCACGGTCCCCGGGACGTACAGCCTGTCGCCTCTCGTCCTGTCGACCCGCAATTGCTACAAGATCCCTTCGCTGTATTCGAAGAAGGAATACTTTGTTGTGGAGTACCGGAAAGCAGAAGGGGCGTTTGAGCGGACATTGCCGGGATCCGGGCTCCTCGTGTACAGGGTCAATACGGAGAGGACCGGGAATGCAGATGGACCTCCGGACGAGCTGTACCTGTACCGGCCGGGAGGAACCCCGGGATCGACGGGGTCGCCCTCGATGGCGGGGATGAGTGCGGACGCGGGGCGGACAGCGCTTTCGGACAGCACGACGCCGTCGAGCTTTCTTACCGACGGTTCTCCGGGCGGGTTGATCCTCAGGGACGTCGGATACATCGGAGACTCGATCACCTTCAAGGTGGAATTCCCCCGGGTACCGATCATTTCGTTGAGCGCCCGGGCGATCTATTTCGATCCGATCGGTGACGAACGCGAGAGCATCGACACATCGGTTGTGGTGCGGAACACCGGTTACGGGATGGACTCCATTGCCACATCCGTCAGTCCGGGAGGAGTGCAAGCCGATTCTGCCATCGTCGTGCGTCCCTCCGCATTCGCTCTCGCGCCCGGAGATTCACAGAAGGTCACGATCACCGTGCGCCCCCGGCTGATCACCCCGGGATACTATTCTCCCGGCGTTCGGGTCGCATCGCGATTCGGGATCGACCCGAAGGTCTTCACGGTGATATTGGATTTCGAGAAGGTCGTTTCGGTCGCAGCGGTACGGGCCGGTATCCCGGCAGCATACTCGCTCGGTCAGAATTCCCCCAACCCCTTCAACCCTTCCACCACGATCACGTACGGTATCCCCGTGCGCGGCCTCGTGACGCTGGTCGTGTTCAACGCCCTGGGGCAACAGGTTGCGGTGTTGTACAATGGCCATCAGGAAGCGGGGTATCATACGGTGCAGTTCGATGCGCGCGGATTGTCGACGGGAGCCTACTTCTGCCGTATGCAAGCGGGATCATTCGTGGCGACGAAGAAGTTGTTGCTCCTTCAATAG
- a CDS encoding enoyl-CoA hydratase/isomerase family protein: MAHFHHVILPTFCAGADLKERATLPVHQVASYVQRIQRMVRAWLAIPQPVVVGIRGAALGGGFEFALAADLIAVSDDALLGFPEVTLGIIPAAGGSQLLSLRTSRAVASRWLLTGRRFNGREALADHAVDFAWADHAFPSAYEDLLASLLSNAPLALRQAKKALRGSSTTELDRRFKHERSCYRPLIRTEDRTEALHAFLEKRSPQWRGR; the protein is encoded by the coding sequence ATGGCTCATTTCCATCACGTCATCCTCCCCACGTTTTGTGCGGGTGCTGATCTGAAGGAGCGGGCAACTCTCCCCGTTCACCAGGTGGCCTCATACGTGCAACGGATCCAGCGGATGGTCCGCGCCTGGCTCGCGATCCCTCAACCCGTTGTCGTTGGCATCCGCGGGGCTGCCCTTGGAGGAGGATTCGAGTTCGCTCTGGCTGCAGACCTGATCGCGGTTTCCGACGATGCACTTCTCGGATTCCCTGAGGTCACACTCGGGATCATCCCCGCCGCGGGCGGATCGCAGCTTCTTTCCCTTCGCACTTCGAGGGCGGTCGCGTCACGGTGGCTCCTCACCGGGCGCCGATTCAACGGCCGCGAAGCCCTCGCAGACCACGCCGTAGACTTTGCGTGGGCGGACCATGCCTTCCCGTCCGCGTATGAAGATCTGCTGGCCTCCCTTCTGAGTAATGCCCCGCTCGCGCTCAGGCAGGCAAAGAAAGCGCTCCGCGGCTCCAGCACCACCGAACTGGATCGACGGTTCAAACACGAACGTTCCTGCTATAGGCCCCTGATACGGACCGAGGACCGCACGGAAGCGTTGCATGCGTTCCTCGAGAAGCGCTCCCCCCAATGGAGAGGGAGATAG